Genomic window (Flavobacteriales bacterium):
ACGAACACGCTCTTTGTGGAGCAGGGCAAGCCGCTCACCTTCGCGAACGGGACGAAGGGCATCTGCATCAAGGAGATGAAGCCGCGCATCATCGACATCGGCCCGGACTTCTCGCCCAACGACTGCTGGATCCACGACGAGCGCGACAACTTCAAGGCCTCGATCCTCGTGCGCTTATTCGAGGACCCCCGTCACGAAGGCGCCTTCCCGCGTCCCTTCGGCGTATTCTATGTCGCCGACCGTCCCACGCACGAGGAGAAGCTGCAAGGGCAGGTGAAGCGCGCGAAGGAGGTGAAGGGAGTCGGCGACCTCGATGCGCTGCTCAAGGGCGAGCATACGTGGACGATAGGCTGATCGATCTATCGTAGAGAGAAGCTGACCGGCAGCTGCATCCGGCAGGCCACTGGCCGTCCGCCCGCCCGGCTGGGCTCCCACTTCGGCATCATGCGCACCACGCGCAGCGCTTCGCGGTCGCACGCCGCCCCTCCGCTCCTCTGCACGGCGTGATTCGTAGTGCTGCCATCGGCCTCCACGGTGAACACCAGCACCACACGCCCATCGCCGCCGGGATCCGCGGGCACCTTCATCCGTTCGCGCAGCCAGGCCCACATCGCCTCTTCGCCGCCGGGGAAGCGCGCAGCTGTCTCGATACGCTGCTCGTTGATCGCTGTGACGCGCGCACTGTCTTCCGCCGGGACTCCAGTGGCACCCGTGCACGGAAACACCACGGGCATCAGCTCTTGCCGCAAGCGCACGCGATCGGTATTGCGCTTCTGCCGTGCGCGGTCACCGGCGGACCAGATCAAGTAGCGGCTTTCGTCGAGCAGATTTTCCTCCACGTTGCCTTTGGTGCGCAGCATGGCGCGCAGGCCATTGTCGTCGGTGGGCGCGAGGGATGCGGTGATGCGTGACTGCCCGGAGGCTTTGGCCGCAAAGGCGAACTGCTGCGAGCCTTTCATGCCGAGGCAGAGCAGGTCGTAGGTGAAGAGCGTGTTCAGGCGTTCTTCGAAGCCCCCGCCTTGCTCGTTCATCCGTTGGTAGCTGTTCAGTTGGTCCGGGATTAGGTACACGACTAGCTCATCGAAGCTCGCACGGTCCGCGACTTCCACGATTAGCGGTGTATAGGAGAGTGCGGCGGTCTTTCCGGTCTGGTCGTCAGTGTAGCTCATGCTGCTGCGCGAAACGGTGGCTTGGAGTACGGCTTTGTCCACGTTCCACCAGCCGGAATTGCTCACAGGTACCACCCATGCCGCGCGCGGGAATGGTACTTGCTTGTAGCCGAGCTGCTTGTATACTGTGTCTAGGTTCGCGGCTAGTTCTTTTTGGAACAATGCGCCTTCCCGGACGCTTTCAGCCATAGCATGATCCGCGCGCTTGGCATCGCTCTTCACGTCCTGTTTCCATTGTTCGTTCCAAAATTTCTCTTGGGTCTTGCGGATGGCGTCGGCCTCTGAACTGCTGATTTTCTCGTAGAAGGTGCGCAGGCGTTCTGCCGCATGCTTGGGCAGGTCCACGCGGCCGTCGTTACGCCGCGTGAAAGCGCTGAATGCAGCGTGCCCCATGCGCACGGCTCGCGAATCCAGCTCGCTCAGGTCCTGGTCGAGGTTGTTCACGTAGAGATCGAGCACCGCATTGTCGCAGGTGCCGTGGATCGCGCGCATGCGCTCCTCGAACTCGCGCGTGGCCAGGTTGCTCCCGTTGAAGCGCGGCTGCCAGATGGTCATAACCTTGGCGGGGTCGATGCCTGTTCCTTGATACGTCGTTTCCATCAGCTTATCCAAGTTCTTGGTCGTCGTGTCCGAAGAAACGAACGCTTCGACCGGACCCGAATTTCCAGTACCAGCGACGACGGGCCATATCTCTGTGCGCTCGGCGATTCCTCTATCCTGCACGGGCGCTGGCGATGATGTGTAGCAGAACGAGTAATACAAGCTGTCCTTGAACGCTTTGGTCGTGACAGCCTGCCCCAACTCAGCGAGCTTTTGCACATAGCCCGGCGGATAGAAGTTGAGCGTGGTGATGTCCACGGGCACCAACGATTTCTTCAGCGGCTGCGGGTCGCGCCAATCGATACGGCCATCGGGCAGCTCCTCGCCGCGATAGAGCATCATGCCTTCTTGGTTGCGCTGTGCCGGCACCATCGCCGTGATCGCCTTGCTCGGATCGATGCGAACCACACGTCCGTTCTGCCGGGCGTCGATGTGGAACATGCCGCCGGTCTCCAAGAGCGTATCGCCGCTCATGGTGCTGAGGCCCGCTTTGACGATGTCGATGGCCGTGAGCGCTTCCTTCAGCGTCACCTGCACGGGCGATGCGATCGTTCGCCCGAGGCTGTCGATGAAGCAGCCGCGGGGGATGTCGAGCACGATGCCTCCTGGGCTGAGCACTGTGGTGTCGCGCTGGGTATCGACGTTGATCAGGAGTGGTCGTAGGGCATCTTCCGTGGCAGTGATGCCCTCTTCAATGGTCGCTCGGGGCGCATCACCCCGCTCATCGTATGTCGGCGCTTCGCGCTTCAGCATGAGCACGGCCGCCGTGATGCCGATCACAGCAACGATCACCGACCCGCCGATCCACGGCCCCGGCTTCCCGAAGCGATAGGCGCGATACGCTTTCGCCGCGGCAGCGCGAACCGGAACGCGCGCCACGCCTTCGCGCAGCGCCCGCTGGTCATCGATCAGCTCGCGCAGCTCCGCGCTCTTGCTTGCGCGTTCTTCAAAGGCCGCACGGTCAGCAGCGTTCATGGACCCGTCGAGGTAACGGTCCACCAGTTCCATCAGGTGCAGTTCGTCGCGCATGTTCAGGGGTGTTGCATGGTTGCGACGGTCATGGGGACAAGCTTGCGGTACCGCTTGCGGGCCTCCTCCAGGCACTTGTACTTGCGCGTCTTCGCAGCGCCCTCGCCGGCGAAGCCCAGCACCTTGGCGATCGCGCTCAAGGGCTCGTGCTTCACATAGAAGCGCGTGAGCACATCGAGGCACT
Coding sequences:
- a CDS encoding energy transducer TonB → MRDELHLMELVDRYLDGSMNAADRAAFEERASKSAELRELIDDQRALREGVARVPVRAAAAKAYRAYRFGKPGPWIGGSVIVAVIGITAAVLMLKREAPTYDERGDAPRATIEEGITATEDALRPLLINVDTQRDTTVLSPGGIVLDIPRGCFIDSLGRTIASPVQVTLKEALTAIDIVKAGLSTMSGDTLLETGGMFHIDARQNGRVVRIDPSKAITAMVPAQRNQEGMMLYRGEELPDGRIDWRDPQPLKKSLVPVDITTLNFYPPGYVQKLAELGQAVTTKAFKDSLYYSFCYTSSPAPVQDRGIAERTEIWPVVAGTGNSGPVEAFVSSDTTTKNLDKLMETTYQGTGIDPAKVMTIWQPRFNGSNLATREFEERMRAIHGTCDNAVLDLYVNNLDQDLSELDSRAVRMGHAAFSAFTRRNDGRVDLPKHAAERLRTFYEKISSSEADAIRKTQEKFWNEQWKQDVKSDAKRADHAMAESVREGALFQKELAANLDTVYKQLGYKQVPFPRAAWVVPVSNSGWWNVDKAVLQATVSRSSMSYTDDQTGKTAALSYTPLIVEVADRASFDELVVYLIPDQLNSYQRMNEQGGGFEERLNTLFTYDLLCLGMKGSQQFAFAAKASGQSRITASLAPTDDNGLRAMLRTKGNVEENLLDESRYLIWSAGDRARQKRNTDRVRLRQELMPVVFPCTGATGVPAEDSARVTAINEQRIETAARFPGGEEAMWAWLRERMKVPADPGGDGRVVLVFTVEADGSTTNHAVQRSGGAACDREALRVVRMMPKWEPSRAGGRPVACRMQLPVSFSLR